Proteins encoded in a region of the Moritella marina ATCC 15381 genome:
- the trmD gene encoding tRNA (guanosine(37)-N1)-methyltransferase TrmD — protein MWLGVISLFPEMFDAITEQGVIGRAIKRDLLKFQTWNPRDFAHDKHKTVDDRPYGGGPGMLMMVQPLRDAIHAAKQAAGGEAKVIYLSPQGRKLDQAGVLDLATNEKMIFICGRYEGIDERIIQSEVDEEWSIGDFVLTGGELAAMTMIDAVSRMIPGVLGTQASAEQDSFADGLLDCPHYTRPEVLDGMAVPKVLLSGNHSKISQYRQKQSLARTLERRPDLLSNLALTDLQEKLLVEIVRESRELK, from the coding sequence ATGTGGTTAGGGGTTATAAGCCTTTTTCCAGAGATGTTTGATGCCATCACTGAGCAAGGAGTCATCGGTCGAGCAATAAAACGCGATCTGCTTAAGTTCCAGACTTGGAACCCTAGGGATTTTGCCCACGATAAACATAAGACGGTCGATGATCGCCCTTATGGTGGTGGCCCTGGCATGTTGATGATGGTTCAACCATTACGAGATGCTATCCATGCAGCAAAACAGGCAGCAGGTGGTGAGGCGAAAGTTATTTATCTTTCACCGCAAGGACGTAAATTGGATCAAGCTGGCGTACTGGACTTGGCAACAAATGAAAAGATGATTTTTATTTGTGGTCGTTATGAAGGTATTGATGAGCGTATCATCCAATCGGAAGTTGATGAAGAGTGGTCTATCGGTGACTTCGTGTTAACCGGTGGTGAACTTGCCGCAATGACGATGATTGATGCTGTCTCACGCATGATTCCTGGTGTTTTAGGCACTCAGGCATCCGCAGAGCAAGATTCGTTTGCTGATGGTCTTCTAGATTGTCCGCATTATACGCGTCCGGAAGTGTTAGATGGTATGGCTGTTCCTAAGGTTCTCCTTAGTGGCAATCATAGTAAAATTAGCCAATATAGACAGAAACAGTCTTTAGCTCGAACGTTAGAACGACGACCTGATTTATTAAGTAACCTAGCTCTGACTGATCTGCAAGAAAAACTTCTTGTTGAGATCGTTCGCGAAAGTCGCGAGTTAAAGTAG
- the rpsP gene encoding 30S ribosomal protein S16 produces MVTIRLSRGGSKKSPFYTVVVTDSRNARDGKFIEKLGFFNPMAAGQEERVRLDNVKIEAWVAKGATVSNTVAKLIKDAAKAA; encoded by the coding sequence ATGGTAACTATTCGTTTATCTCGTGGTGGTTCTAAGAAATCACCTTTCTATACAGTTGTTGTTACAGACAGCCGTAACGCTCGTGATGGTAAATTCATCGAGAAGCTAGGTTTCTTTAACCCAATGGCTGCTGGTCAAGAAGAACGTGTTCGTCTTGATAACGTGAAAATTGAAGCTTGGGTTGCTAAAGGCGCTACAGTTTCAAACACAGTTGCTAAGTTAATCAAAGACGCTGCTAAAGCTGCTTAA
- the rimM gene encoding ribosome maturation factor RimM (Essential for efficient processing of 16S rRNA): MSSTDKPMVVGRLGAVYGIKGWIKINSFTDIPEGIFDYSPWLIEQKGEWVEVAIEDCKRHGKGLVAKLVGIDVREEAQALTGAEIAINADQLPELEDEYYWRDIIGCSVETDKGYTLGKVTDMMETGSNDVLVIKANATDAFGKKERLIPYLDGQVIISVDITAQKIIVNWDPSF, encoded by the coding sequence GTGAGTTCAACTGACAAACCGATGGTAGTTGGCCGTCTTGGTGCTGTTTACGGCATTAAGGGCTGGATAAAAATCAACTCCTTTACCGATATTCCTGAAGGAATCTTTGACTATTCACCTTGGCTCATTGAGCAAAAAGGCGAATGGGTTGAAGTGGCGATTGAAGATTGCAAACGCCATGGCAAAGGTTTAGTTGCTAAGTTAGTTGGTATTGATGTACGTGAAGAAGCGCAGGCCCTTACGGGTGCTGAGATTGCTATTAACGCAGATCAACTTCCAGAATTAGAAGATGAGTATTACTGGCGCGATATCATTGGCTGCTCTGTTGAGACAGACAAAGGTTACACGTTAGGTAAAGTCACTGATATGATGGAAACTGGTTCTAACGATGTATTAGTAATTAAAGCGAATGCAACAGATGCCTTCGGAAAAAAAGAACGGTTAATCCCGTATCTTGATGGGCAAGTAATTATCAGTGTTGATATTACAGCTCAAAAAATTATTGTTAATTGGGATCCGAGTTTTTAA
- the mutH gene encoding DNA mismatch repair endonuclease MutH, with protein sequence MQSIINPPKDINELMSRAQNIAGFNLQQIAALHHLSVPNDLRKQKGWIGQLLELHLGATAGSKPIQDFPELGVELKTIPINAQGKPLETTFVCVAPLTGNHGITWQTCSVANKLKQVLWIPVLGERDIPIAERIVGSPLLWQPDTLESAQLQEDWEELMDMIALGQVEQITARHGKYLQLRPKAANNKVRTKAYGSEGEIIQVRPRGFYLKKAFTHQLLRKHFNI encoded by the coding sequence ATGCAATCAATCATAAATCCCCCCAAAGATATTAACGAACTCATGAGCCGTGCCCAGAACATTGCCGGATTTAATCTGCAGCAGATAGCCGCATTGCATCACCTCAGCGTGCCAAATGATCTGCGTAAGCAAAAAGGCTGGATTGGCCAACTGTTAGAATTACACCTTGGTGCAACAGCAGGCAGTAAACCCATTCAGGATTTTCCAGAACTCGGGGTCGAATTAAAAACCATCCCTATTAACGCGCAGGGTAAACCACTAGAAACCACGTTTGTGTGTGTCGCGCCATTAACTGGTAATCATGGTATTACTTGGCAGACTTGTAGCGTAGCCAATAAATTAAAACAAGTATTATGGATCCCCGTGCTCGGCGAGCGTGATATTCCAATAGCAGAACGGATAGTTGGTTCACCACTACTTTGGCAACCCGATACGCTTGAAAGTGCGCAGTTACAAGAAGACTGGGAAGAGTTAATGGATATGATCGCACTTGGGCAGGTAGAACAGATCACAGCGCGTCATGGTAAGTACTTACAGCTTCGCCCTAAGGCCGCTAACAATAAAGTGCGTACCAAAGCGTATGGCAGCGAGGGGGAGATTATTCAGGTACGACCACGGGGCTTTTATCTAAAAAAAGCATTCACCCATCAGTTACTGAGAAAACACTTCAATATCTGA
- a CDS encoding cytochrome C assembly family protein produces the protein MELFALGAIILYIAATYYCIKALTVKQQPSIRTIFILGAGATLCHLFWMGFDIVTTAGINLSIINVAALISLLISMTMTLSINKFKILPLLPIVYGFSIVVIAISYLLPTIYISNLSHNTPLVVHIVVILLAYAAFIVASLLALQMAYLDYQLKNKRPIAMHPALPSLMTIEKQLIRLLSVGLALLSIAILTSFIFFEDAFTHTQMHKTVLSILAWLFYSVLLWGHFKQGWRSNKIAFGTLFGSILLSLAYFGSRFVKEIILN, from the coding sequence ATGGAACTGTTTGCTCTCGGCGCTATTATTCTCTATATAGCTGCAACTTATTATTGCATTAAAGCCTTAACGGTTAAGCAGCAGCCGAGTATACGTACTATCTTCATCTTAGGTGCGGGAGCGACACTTTGCCATCTATTCTGGATGGGCTTTGATATTGTAACCACAGCAGGCATTAATTTAAGCATTATTAATGTCGCAGCACTGATTAGTCTACTAATTTCAATGACAATGACGTTGTCGATCAATAAATTTAAAATATTACCTTTATTACCCATCGTCTATGGTTTTTCGATCGTGGTAATCGCCATCAGCTATCTATTACCGACTATCTACATTTCCAATCTAAGTCATAACACGCCACTCGTTGTACATATTGTGGTGATATTATTAGCCTATGCAGCGTTTATCGTGGCGAGCTTACTCGCGCTACAAATGGCTTATCTAGACTATCAACTTAAAAACAAGCGCCCTATTGCGATGCACCCCGCACTACCATCATTAATGACAATAGAAAAACAACTGATAAGATTGCTCAGCGTTGGCTTAGCATTATTGTCAATTGCGATACTTACCAGCTTTATCTTTTTTGAAGATGCATTTACCCATACACAAATGCATAAAACCGTCTTGTCTATCTTAGCTTGGTTGTTCTATTCAGTATTACTCTGGGGCCACTTCAAGCAAGGCTGGCGTAGCAATAAAATTGCATTTGGCACCTTGTTTGGCTCTATACTTCTGTCATTAGCTTATTTTGGCTCTCGCTTTGTAAAAGAGATCATCCTTAATTAA
- the ffh gene encoding signal recognition particle protein: MFENLTDRLSATLKNVSGRGRLTEDNVKETLREVRMALLEADVALPVVREFIKNVKEKALGQDVSKSLNPGQAFIKIVQAELESAMGEANETLNLAAQPPAVLMMAGLQGAGKTTSVAKLALFLKQREKKSVLVVSADVYRPAAIKQLETLAGEVDVEFFPSNIEQNPVDIANAAIEHARKSFIDVVIVDTAGRLHVDTDMMKEIQDLHVAINPIETLFVVDAMTGQDAANTAAAFNESLPLTGIILTKADGDARGGAALSIRHITGKPIKFIGMGEKIDALEPFHPERIASRILGMGDVLSLIEEVERNVDKDKAEKLAKKVQKGKGFDLEDFRDQLVQMKSMGGMMGMMDKLPGMNQVPDAVKDQMDDKLTSRMEAIINSMTPAERQRPEIIKGSRKRRIAMGSGSQIQDVNKLLKQFTQMQKMMKKMSGKGGMKKMMGKMKGMMPPGMGGGMGGMGGGKGPFG, encoded by the coding sequence ATGTTTGAGAATTTAACCGATCGCTTATCGGCAACGCTGAAAAACGTCAGCGGCCGTGGTCGTTTGACTGAAGATAATGTCAAAGAGACACTACGTGAAGTGCGCATGGCGTTACTCGAAGCGGATGTAGCTTTACCAGTCGTACGCGAATTTATTAAAAACGTAAAAGAAAAAGCCCTAGGCCAAGACGTTTCTAAGAGTCTGAATCCAGGTCAAGCTTTCATCAAGATAGTGCAAGCGGAACTTGAGTCGGCAATGGGTGAAGCCAACGAAACATTAAATCTTGCAGCACAACCGCCTGCAGTATTAATGATGGCTGGTTTACAAGGTGCGGGTAAAACTACCTCTGTCGCCAAATTAGCGCTGTTTTTAAAACAACGAGAAAAGAAATCTGTATTGGTTGTTAGTGCTGACGTTTATCGTCCAGCGGCAATCAAACAGCTAGAAACATTAGCTGGTGAAGTTGATGTTGAATTCTTCCCAAGTAATATCGAGCAAAATCCGGTTGATATTGCCAATGCAGCAATCGAACACGCACGTAAGTCATTTATTGATGTTGTGATTGTCGATACCGCGGGTCGTTTACATGTCGATACTGACATGATGAAAGAGATTCAAGATCTCCACGTCGCGATCAACCCGATTGAAACATTGTTCGTTGTTGATGCTATGACTGGTCAAGATGCAGCAAATACGGCAGCCGCCTTCAATGAAAGCTTACCATTAACTGGTATCATCTTAACGAAAGCAGATGGTGATGCCCGTGGTGGTGCTGCACTGTCTATACGTCACATTACCGGTAAACCGATTAAGTTTATCGGTATGGGTGAAAAAATTGATGCGCTTGAACCTTTTCATCCAGAGCGTATTGCGTCACGTATTTTAGGTATGGGTGATGTTTTATCACTTATCGAAGAAGTAGAACGTAACGTTGATAAAGATAAAGCTGAAAAACTGGCAAAAAAAGTTCAGAAAGGTAAAGGCTTTGATTTAGAAGATTTCCGTGATCAACTTGTGCAAATGAAAAGCATGGGTGGCATGATGGGCATGATGGATAAATTACCAGGAATGAACCAGGTACCTGACGCTGTTAAAGACCAAATGGATGATAAATTAACGAGCCGTATGGAAGCGATTATTAATTCGATGACGCCTGCGGAACGTCAACGTCCAGAAATTATCAAAGGCTCACGTAAACGCCGTATTGCTATGGGTTCTGGTTCGCAGATCCAAGATGTGAATAAACTACTGAAACAGTTCACTCAAATGCAAAAAATGATGAAAAAAATGTCGGGTAAAGGCGGCATGAAAAAAATGATGGGTAAAATGAAAGGAATGATGCCACCAGGAATGGGCGGCGGTATGGGAGGAATGGGCGGTGGTAAAGGACCGTTTGGTTAA
- the rplS gene encoding 50S ribosomal protein L19 translates to MSNIIAQLEQEQMKTDLPTFAPGATVVVQVKVVEGDKSRLQAFEGVVIAKRNRGLHSAFTVRKITSNGEGVERVFQTHSPVVASITVKRHGDVRQAKLYYLRGLTGKAARIKEKLGKRKSK, encoded by the coding sequence ATGAGCAACATTATTGCACAGCTCGAACAAGAGCAAATGAAAACAGATTTACCAACTTTCGCACCTGGTGCTACTGTTGTAGTTCAAGTTAAAGTTGTTGAAGGTGATAAGTCACGTCTACAGGCTTTTGAAGGCGTAGTTATCGCTAAACGTAACCGTGGTCTGCACTCTGCATTCACAGTTCGTAAAATCACTTCAAACGGTGAAGGTGTGGAACGTGTATTCCAAACACATTCTCCAGTGGTAGCAAGCATCACTGTTAAGCGTCACGGCGATGTTCGTCAAGCTAAGCTATACTACCTACGTGGTCTTACTGGTAAAGCTGCACGTATTAAAGAAAAATTGGGCAAGCGTAAAAGCAAATAG